In Natronococcus occultus SP4, the following proteins share a genomic window:
- a CDS encoding universal stress protein: MKILVPLDDSEPALTALEHALETFPEADLTILHVVNPSVSAYRSDAPYNFPRAVELEEEKAEALFETARELATDHDGTLETATMVGAPPRGIVEYASEHDVDGIVLGSHGREGVSRVLLGSVAEQVVRRAQVPVTVVR; this comes from the coding sequence ATGAAGATACTCGTCCCGCTCGATGACTCCGAGCCGGCGCTCACGGCTCTCGAACACGCCCTCGAGACGTTTCCGGAGGCCGACCTCACGATCCTGCACGTCGTCAACCCGTCCGTCTCCGCGTACCGCAGCGACGCCCCCTACAACTTTCCGCGAGCCGTCGAACTCGAGGAGGAGAAAGCCGAGGCGCTGTTCGAGACAGCACGAGAGCTCGCCACAGACCACGACGGAACGCTCGAGACCGCGACGATGGTCGGCGCTCCACCCCGTGGAATCGTCGAGTACGCAAGCGAACACGACGTCGACGGGATCGTCCTCGGAAGCCACGGACGCGAGGGCGTCTCCCGGGTCCTCCTGGGCAGCGTCGCGGAGCAGGTCGTCCGACGCGCACAGGTGCCGGTAACGGTCGTTCGGTAA
- a CDS encoding heavy metal translocating P-type ATPase codes for MTSSHARPDAVGSESARDSTESDACTLCELPTPSKPITDPDVDGTFCCRGCLDVHRALETVEDADADSIRDRLESETPSLDDLEGEDAFFAVEGMHCATCEAFLESRATEREGIRGAEASYATDTLRLVYDPDAVEAERLPEVVSGYGYEARKRGAGRDDQPRDAALVKFLIGGGMFGMMVMIWYAVFLYPTYFGYEALADFGSYDGYYVAVNIWLMTTFVLFYTGLPILRGAYVSLRAGMPNMDLLVSLAALGAYAYSTLAMGLGRTDLYFDVSVAVVLVVTAGSYYEGRIKRRAAGLLSDLTEAQVDEARRAETGETVPISSIEPGEELLVRPGERIPLDGTVREGQAAVDESLVTGESLPVEKAVGDPVRGGTVVTDAPIVLEVGEDAESTHDRLVSMLWSIQSASPGVQRLADKLATIFVPLVVVIATAATVVLLATGSSPSTAFLVGLTVVIVSCPCALGLATPLAIASGVQHAARRGIVVAAETIFEDASEIDVVVLDKTGTLTEGTMSVEDVLTVDSADAETVLRRAAAVEALSEHPIGTAIVDAVGEDEVADTAAVDGFERHPRGVTGRVDGDRVVVGHPAFCRADGQSLSPEFESRLAAIREDGAVPVAVAWGGRVRGAIAVADAVREEWQEAVGTLADGREVVVLTGDEGAAADRFRDVEGVDEVFAGVPPEAKAETVRRLRSRGRVAMVGDGSNDAPALAAADVGIALGSGTELATNAADAVIVEDDLGRVAETFDVATATNRRIQQNLGWAFVYNGIAIPLAITGLLNPLFAAVAMATSSLLVVLNSARSL; via the coding sequence ATGACCTCCTCACACGCTCGTCCCGACGCGGTCGGATCCGAATCCGCTCGCGACTCCACCGAGAGCGACGCGTGTACGCTCTGTGAGCTTCCGACGCCGTCCAAGCCGATCACTGATCCGGACGTCGACGGGACGTTCTGCTGTCGGGGCTGTCTCGACGTTCACCGCGCGCTCGAGACGGTCGAGGACGCCGACGCCGATTCGATCCGCGATCGACTCGAGAGCGAGACGCCGTCGCTTGACGACCTCGAGGGCGAGGACGCCTTCTTCGCGGTCGAGGGGATGCACTGTGCGACCTGCGAGGCGTTTCTCGAGTCCCGGGCGACCGAGCGTGAGGGAATCCGCGGAGCGGAGGCCAGTTACGCGACCGACACGCTGCGGCTCGTCTACGATCCCGACGCGGTCGAGGCGGAGCGCCTGCCCGAGGTCGTCTCGGGGTACGGCTACGAGGCCCGCAAGCGAGGGGCGGGCCGCGACGACCAGCCCCGCGACGCAGCCCTCGTGAAGTTCCTGATCGGGGGCGGGATGTTCGGGATGATGGTGATGATCTGGTACGCGGTGTTCCTGTACCCCACCTACTTCGGCTACGAGGCCCTCGCGGACTTCGGGAGCTACGACGGCTACTACGTCGCCGTCAACATCTGGCTCATGACGACGTTCGTCCTCTTCTACACCGGCCTGCCGATCCTTCGCGGGGCCTACGTCAGCCTCCGGGCGGGGATGCCGAACATGGATCTGCTCGTCTCGCTGGCCGCGCTCGGCGCCTACGCCTACAGCACGCTCGCGATGGGGCTCGGCCGAACCGACCTCTACTTCGACGTCTCGGTCGCGGTCGTCCTCGTGGTCACCGCCGGCAGCTACTACGAGGGGCGGATCAAGCGCCGCGCTGCCGGCCTGCTCTCGGATCTCACCGAGGCTCAGGTCGACGAGGCCCGCCGCGCCGAGACCGGCGAGACGGTTCCGATCTCGTCAATCGAACCCGGCGAGGAGCTGCTGGTCCGTCCCGGCGAGCGGATCCCGCTCGACGGCACGGTTCGCGAGGGGCAAGCTGCCGTCGACGAGTCACTCGTCACCGGGGAGTCCCTCCCCGTCGAGAAGGCCGTCGGCGATCCCGTCCGCGGCGGAACCGTCGTCACTGACGCCCCGATCGTCCTCGAGGTCGGCGAGGACGCCGAGAGTACCCACGACCGACTCGTCTCGATGCTGTGGTCGATTCAAAGCGCCAGTCCCGGCGTCCAACGACTCGCGGACAAGCTGGCGACGATCTTCGTCCCGCTTGTCGTCGTCATCGCGACCGCGGCGACCGTCGTTTTGCTCGCAACCGGCTCGAGTCCTTCGACGGCGTTTCTCGTCGGGCTGACGGTGGTGATCGTCTCCTGTCCCTGTGCGCTCGGACTGGCGACCCCGCTGGCGATCGCCTCCGGCGTCCAGCATGCGGCACGCCGGGGGATCGTCGTCGCCGCGGAGACGATCTTCGAGGACGCGTCCGAGATCGACGTCGTCGTCCTCGACAAGACGGGGACGCTCACCGAGGGAACGATGTCGGTCGAGGACGTCCTGACAGTCGACTCCGCCGACGCTGAAACGGTGCTTCGCCGGGCCGCGGCCGTCGAGGCGCTCTCCGAGCACCCGATCGGCACCGCAATCGTGGACGCGGTCGGCGAAGACGAGGTGGCCGACACCGCGGCCGTCGACGGCTTCGAACGTCACCCACGGGGTGTGACCGGTCGCGTCGACGGCGACCGCGTCGTCGTCGGTCACCCCGCGTTCTGCCGCGCGGACGGACAGTCGCTGTCCCCCGAGTTCGAGTCGCGACTCGCGGCGATCCGCGAGGACGGCGCGGTTCCGGTCGCCGTCGCGTGGGGTGGACGCGTTCGTGGCGCGATCGCTGTCGCCGACGCGGTCCGCGAGGAGTGGCAGGAGGCGGTCGGGACCCTCGCGGACGGTCGGGAGGTCGTCGTCCTCACCGGCGACGAGGGGGCCGCGGCCGATCGGTTTCGCGACGTCGAGGGCGTCGACGAGGTCTTCGCGGGCGTTCCGCCGGAAGCAAAAGCCGAAACCGTCCGGCGGCTGCGCTCGCGGGGTCGGGTCGCGATGGTCGGCGACGGCAGCAACGACGCGCCGGCACTCGCCGCCGCCGACGTCGGCATCGCGCTGGGCAGCGGGACCGAGCTCGCGACCAACGCGGCCGACGCCGTCATCGTCGAAGACGACCTCGGGCGGGTCGCCGAGACGTTCGACGTCGCGACCGCCACCAACCGACGCATTCAACAGAACCTCGGCTGGGCGTTCGTTTATAACGGGATCGCGATCCCGCTTGCAATCACTGGCCTGCTGAACCCGCTGTTTGCCGCCGTCGCGATGGCGACGAGCAGCCTGCTGGTCGTGCTCAACTCGGCTCGCTCGCTGTGA
- a CDS encoding CARDB domain-containing protein, whose translation MCWQWIRDFLRNMWYEKYLLIAWCIPISLLIIIVLEYVGTTSFATYQTPFSSDTFAQILGAGGSLLLSFLLVILYHKQAKMHRQSHEPHLVGEIESKEVVSSVFLIKNTGDGYAYDVSAEWTVDGRTREWKISSLAPGEQSEFPVLVDEDDNWILNTNLIEKKLNDGNHDTIIEWNTTCKNQFGRTMKNDGSVDFLIQSKRSEASEIWQKEPIDEIRKSIDNIEGDFKKIRRDTRKRRRETKWETRSKKSLLIGQIIDEYGSMDIEELSYLTGIKESSLEYRLSGLEDVGAIEFNETTGKIRPKRPAASNHSLDDFL comes from the coding sequence ATGTGTTGGCAATGGATTCGTGACTTCTTACGAAATATGTGGTATGAAAAATACCTCTTGATTGCATGGTGCATTCCGATTTCCTTGTTGATTATTATCGTGCTTGAATATGTGGGAACGACCTCATTTGCAACCTACCAGACCCCATTTAGTTCCGACACTTTCGCACAAATTCTCGGTGCTGGCGGTTCTCTCTTATTAAGCTTCCTCCTTGTCATCTTATACCACAAGCAAGCTAAAATGCATCGTCAATCACATGAACCCCATCTTGTAGGTGAAATCGAATCAAAAGAAGTTGTGTCATCGGTTTTTTTAATAAAAAACACCGGCGATGGATATGCATATGATGTGTCTGCCGAATGGACGGTAGATGGGAGAACAAGAGAATGGAAAATATCAAGCCTTGCTCCCGGTGAGCAGTCTGAATTTCCGGTGCTGGTAGATGAAGATGATAATTGGATTTTGAACACGAATCTAATTGAGAAGAAATTGAATGATGGAAATCATGATACAATAATTGAATGGAACACTACTTGCAAAAACCAATTTGGACGTACAATGAAGAATGATGGGTCGGTAGACTTTTTAATTCAGAGCAAAAGATCGGAAGCATCTGAAATATGGCAAAAAGAACCAATAGACGAAATAAGAAAATCGATCGATAATATAGAGGGGGACTTCAAAAAAATAAGGCGTGATACGCGAAAAAGAAGAAGAGAGACTAAGTGGGAAACAAGAAGCAAAAAGTCGCTACTCATCGGACAAATCATAGATGAATATGGGAGCATGGACATAGAGGAGTTAAGCTATCTTACCGGTATTAAGGAAAGCTCACTGGAATATCGCCTTTCTGGACTAGAAGACGTAGGTGCCATAGAATTTAATGAAACCACGGGGAAAATTCGTCCCAAGCGACCTGCTGCATCAAATCATTCTCTGGATGATTTCCTATGA
- a CDS encoding amidase has protein sequence MPLRVPTKDDFEELGDDLFLDLTDEELEFFIEMAERKLESYETVMSYDPKPRLGGTENRTRNAGRRVTSEEDPYNAWVTQCFVEGDDGGELDGWEVGIKDNVSVAGVEMTCGSSVVEGYVPNRDATVTTRLLEAGADIVGKTNMDDMAMTSTGHSAFGPVLNPHDDDYLAGGSSGGSAVAVARDQVDVAIGSDQGGSVRVPAAFCGIVGHKPTYGLVPYTGCIGIEHAIDHPGPMGPDVESVARTLTMIAGSNERDLRDHSTVPVEQYADQLDGDVSDLSIGILREGFEREGANEDVLETVRDSIDRLEELGATVEEVSIPMHLDSKDIHDVCTSEGLLDAISGEGLGHGWKAWYNRSWIESFGKYRRAQSDDFPPRLKLLLLMGSYTNTEYHSRYYARAMNLIVTLTKQYDTVLETYDLLAMPTAVTKPPEHEPGRDQYDRLRENNLVHNATPFNRTGHPGVSVPAGEVDGLPVGLMLVGSRFDDATVLNAAHALEQA, from the coding sequence ATGCCACTGCGGGTACCGACGAAAGACGATTTCGAGGAGCTGGGCGACGATCTCTTTCTCGATCTGACCGACGAGGAACTCGAGTTCTTCATCGAGATGGCCGAACGGAAACTCGAGTCCTACGAGACGGTCATGTCCTACGACCCTAAACCCCGTCTCGGCGGCACGGAAAACCGGACGCGAAACGCCGGCCGTCGTGTCACCAGCGAGGAGGACCCGTACAACGCCTGGGTCACCCAGTGTTTCGTCGAAGGTGACGACGGCGGCGAACTCGACGGCTGGGAGGTCGGAATCAAGGACAACGTCTCGGTCGCCGGCGTCGAGATGACCTGTGGCTCCTCCGTCGTCGAGGGGTACGTCCCGAACCGCGACGCGACCGTCACGACCCGGCTGCTGGAGGCGGGTGCCGACATCGTCGGCAAGACGAACATGGACGACATGGCGATGACCTCGACGGGCCACAGCGCCTTCGGCCCCGTCCTGAACCCCCACGACGACGACTATCTCGCCGGGGGCTCGAGCGGCGGCAGCGCGGTCGCGGTCGCGAGAGACCAGGTCGACGTCGCGATCGGCTCCGACCAGGGCGGCAGCGTTCGGGTCCCCGCGGCCTTCTGTGGCATCGTCGGCCACAAGCCCACCTACGGGCTGGTTCCCTACACGGGCTGTATCGGTATCGAGCACGCGATCGACCACCCGGGACCGATGGGGCCCGACGTCGAGAGCGTTGCCCGAACGCTTACGATGATCGCGGGGAGCAACGAGCGCGATCTCCGGGATCACAGCACCGTTCCCGTCGAGCAGTACGCGGACCAGCTCGACGGCGACGTCTCCGATCTCTCCATCGGAATCCTCCGGGAAGGATTCGAGCGTGAGGGAGCCAACGAGGACGTCCTCGAGACCGTCCGGGACTCGATCGATCGGCTCGAGGAGCTTGGTGCGACAGTCGAGGAGGTCTCGATCCCGATGCACCTCGACTCGAAGGACATCCACGACGTCTGTACCTCCGAGGGGCTGCTCGACGCGATCTCCGGCGAGGGGCTCGGCCACGGCTGGAAGGCGTGGTACAACCGCTCGTGGATCGAGTCGTTCGGTAAGTACCGTCGCGCCCAGAGCGACGACTTCCCGCCCCGGCTCAAGCTCCTGTTGCTCATGGGGTCGTACACCAACACCGAGTACCACTCCCGGTACTACGCCCGCGCGATGAACCTCATCGTCACCCTCACCAAACAGTACGACACCGTCCTCGAAACGTACGACCTGCTGGCGATGCCGACGGCGGTGACGAAACCACCGGAGCACGAACCCGGGCGAGATCAGTACGACCGCCTGCGGGAGAACAACCTCGTTCACAACGCGACGCCGTTCAACCGAACCGGTCACCCTGGGGTCAGCGTTCCCGCCGGCGAGGTCGACGGGCTCCCCGTCGGGCTAATGCTCGTCGGCTCCCGGTTCGACGACGCCACGGTGTTGAACGCGGCCCACGCGCTCGAACAGGCCTGA
- a CDS encoding DUF2182 domain-containing protein, translated as MPTHEPRRGVFTVRQLPLIAIVMYVIALGAWVAVLWRWVPMPGGEGMDMQMSDPGVPEAMALGQGAVGIGLYLVMWGVMMIAMMYPSTVPLFRLYNSTLRELSTLAKAARLSTLLAVYTLVWTLTGLVPLAVNSAVAIAPLAGNHGSLLFGGVLILLGGYQLSPYKYRCLDNCRSPFGFLMSYHRPGVRGAASMGFRFSLFCVGCCWALFAFMVVAGSMNVLWMAIIAVVLSLERTVSWGPRLATAVGILAGVAGIVLIGVTMI; from the coding sequence ATGCCAACACACGAACCGAGACGGGGAGTTTTCACCGTTCGTCAGCTTCCGCTCATCGCCATCGTTATGTACGTGATCGCACTCGGTGCGTGGGTCGCAGTTCTCTGGCGGTGGGTGCCGATGCCGGGAGGGGAAGGAATGGACATGCAGATGTCCGATCCGGGTGTCCCGGAGGCAATGGCACTTGGGCAGGGCGCTGTCGGCATCGGACTCTATCTGGTCATGTGGGGAGTGATGATGATCGCCATGATGTATCCCTCGACGGTGCCGCTGTTTCGGCTGTACAACAGCACACTTCGGGAGCTGTCGACCCTCGCAAAAGCTGCCCGGCTGAGCACGTTGCTCGCGGTATATACCCTTGTCTGGACGCTCACCGGACTGGTCCCACTTGCGGTGAACTCGGCGGTTGCGATCGCTCCACTCGCCGGCAATCACGGCTCCCTTCTCTTCGGGGGCGTGTTGATACTCCTCGGTGGATACCAACTGTCTCCGTACAAGTACCGATGTCTAGATAACTGTCGATCCCCGTTCGGTTTTCTGATGAGCTATCACCGTCCGGGCGTCCGAGGCGCCGCGAGCATGGGCTTTCGGTTCAGTCTCTTCTGTGTCGGGTGCTGTTGGGCTCTCTTCGCGTTCATGGTCGTCGCCGGCTCGATGAACGTTCTCTGGATGGCGATTATCGCGGTGGTGCTTTCGCTCGAACGAACGGTTTCGTGGGGTCCACGGCTGGCCACAGCTGTTGGTATCCTCGCTGGTGTCGCCGGCATCGTTCTCATCGGGGTCACGATGATATGA
- a CDS encoding DUF1326 domain-containing protein: protein MTQDWNLKGNFIEACNCSVPCQCLWWEPADDGGCTVALFWNIEEGTYGDVSVDGLGAGLLLIDEGVLLEGGWRVVLVIDAAADEEQAEALETIFSGQAGGLFEAAAPLIDTVEDSVVVPFSYSAADGHLSFSAGDIVTIETDSAAGFGDEQGSVSPHPFVPPAETANTGKTTEATVSFDNDFSWDVSGNNSYFSEFEMANT from the coding sequence ATGACACAAGACTGGAACCTCAAAGGAAACTTCATCGAAGCGTGCAACTGTTCGGTACCTTGCCAGTGTTTGTGGTGGGAACCAGCAGATGACGGTGGGTGTACTGTCGCTCTGTTCTGGAACATCGAAGAGGGGACGTACGGAGACGTCTCCGTAGACGGGCTGGGGGCAGGACTCCTTCTCATAGACGAGGGAGTTCTCCTCGAAGGCGGGTGGCGCGTGGTTCTCGTAATCGACGCCGCCGCTGACGAAGAGCAAGCCGAGGCGCTCGAAACCATCTTCTCCGGTCAGGCCGGCGGGTTGTTCGAAGCCGCCGCGCCGCTGATCGATACTGTTGAAGACAGCGTCGTCGTGCCGTTTTCCTACTCGGCAGCGGATGGTCACCTCTCGTTCAGTGCCGGCGATATCGTCACCATCGAGACTGACAGCGCTGCTGGCTTCGGAGACGAGCAGGGATCGGTGTCCCCTCACCCGTTCGTTCCACCAGCGGAAACAGCAAACACTGGAAAGACGACCGAAGCGACTGTTTCCTTCGACAACGACTTCTCGTGGGATGTCAGCGGCAACAACTCGTACTTCAGCGAGTTCGAGATGGCGAACACCTGA
- a CDS encoding PRC-barrel domain-containing protein — MCATFTAEDEGKDVVNDNGDQIGIVTEVDAGTAYVDPDPNVTDTFKSQLGWGDADEEAYPLDENNVKAVTDREIRLKRL, encoded by the coding sequence ATGTGTGCAACGTTCACAGCGGAGGACGAGGGCAAAGACGTCGTCAACGATAACGGCGACCAGATCGGGATCGTTACCGAGGTCGATGCGGGAACCGCGTACGTCGACCCCGACCCGAACGTCACGGACACGTTCAAATCCCAGCTCGGGTGGGGCGACGCCGACGAGGAGGCGTACCCGCTCGACGAGAACAACGTCAAGGCCGTCACCGATCGAGAGATCAGACTGAAACGGCTCTGA
- a CDS encoding CDGSH iron-sulfur domain-containing protein, with translation MSRLVELESNGPRTLDPADIDDEKGDVAVCQCGLSESFPFCDGSHRRTDDEDAETTYVYEDGERSVVERVVTRDEE, from the coding sequence ATGAGCCGACTTGTCGAACTCGAGTCGAACGGTCCACGAACGCTCGATCCCGCCGATATCGACGACGAAAAGGGCGACGTCGCAGTCTGTCAGTGTGGCCTCTCGGAGTCGTTTCCGTTCTGTGACGGGAGCCACCGTCGAACCGACGACGAGGACGCGGAGACGACGTACGTCTACGAGGACGGCGAGCGGTCGGTCGTCGAACGGGTGGTGACGCGGGACGAGGAGTAG